The following nucleotide sequence is from Saccharomyces kudriavzevii IFO 1802 strain IFO1802 genome assembly, chromosome: 5.
TAATGACTTTACGCGACGTGGCAGTGACGCGTCAGTCGATGAGCGGGTAACAACGCAGATATAGTTTTAGCCGCCGAGGATATTCATACCCAAAAGGAAGGCATAAAGTACATCTGCGATCTGAAGTATCAAATGCGAGGTTAGGTAGTGAATCTTGTCTTGCATCGTTGCCTTTTTCATCAGTAGCTAACCAAACACTTAGCATGGTGAGGTTAGTAATCTTGCCTCACCGCAGTCTCAGCTTCTTCTTACACCAAAGTGGAAATTGTTTGAGCTCCGTAGCACACTAAATCGTGAAGTACtaccatcttcttcatcttaTATAACTGCCAATTTTCGAGTGCTAATTCTACAGGCTCATTGTACCGTTCTTTGTGTtacaacaataatcaaccATCATCCATTGATGACAAATATAAGTTGAAATTTCACACTCATGCAAAATGTTCACTAACTCAGAATTCGGACTGCCTGTTAGCTAGGAAGTTTTGAATATGACTTTGGTGCATATTAAGGATGCTGCACTTTTCCCGCGCAGGTAAAGACggcaaatgaaaaaaaaaaaacctcgAGGAACAACATATTGAATATCAAACAttaaaactgaaaaattgaaaaattgctaCAAAGACTACTCCAAATAGACTGAACTCACCTATTATGACTGGATACCCTGAGTTAGCCGCTTTTGATTTGGATTACACCGTCTGGCCCTGTTATTGTGACACTCATTTACACGGTCCCTTCAAGCCActgaaaagcaaaaatggCGAAGTTCTCACAATCATATGTCAAGATGGTTACGAACTTACAATTTACAGAGATATCCCACGTATATTGAGGGATTTGAAGGACAATGGAGTCAAACTGATGACCGCGTCAAGAACGTGGGCTCCTGAAATTGCGCAGGAAATactgaaaatattcaaagtTGAGTACAATGGTTCCTTAATTCCGTTGGCCAATTTATTTGACGAATTTCAATGGGGGGAAAGAAGTAAGATCGGTCACTTGAAGGAcggtttgaaaaatctttatAACATCAGTGATTTGAAATCGAAAAGAATCTGTttatttgatgatgaaaacagGAACAGAGAAGTGGAAAAATACGGTGTCAAATTTGTTTACGTAAAAGATCCAGAAAATGGACCGGCCTGGAAACTTTATCAAGACTATTTGGATGGGACGCTTTAAAGATAACGAGACATCCAATTCACTTCACGGGGCCTCTTCAGCTGCTGAAGAGGCAAGACCACTTGCCttgatgaaagaaagagtgCACTTTGTCATTGTTAATTTACATACATACACATTATTGTCCAGTAAAATTTTGTGAcaattgttgggattccatttttggtaaggttaataataatattatgtatatagaatatactagaagttctcctcctggatttaggaatccacgaaagggaatcgacaattttacataatctcatttttatttcttccttcattttatacgtctttattcattgatcctattacattattgttggaacaagtaggttcatcattattcacataactagtccttgtttcaggatgaagaatgttgaaatgacgttttattgatgggtgcacttggagtcaaagatccattaattgaacatcaacttggaatttatatataaatgatatgagtcgttacattgaacttatagtaaattccctaggttattgttatgttgaacatacttaatatgtccaatcggcgtgtgttttatatacctctcttatataagtataagaaagatttctgcttttattcttaattaatactactaattatcaacaattatcaattcttgcacttcagcttccactaaatttgatgactgttctgaatcatatttcactggtctgataatattcgtcatcttcttaacaccgtatatgatagtcttctagttacgtgatagaatgtattaatcagctgtactagtaattgatggatagttgataATTGTTACAACACAATTTGCTGGAACAAAAGTTGCTCGCCTTGAGGTCAACAGAATTGCGACATTACTCCTGTATGTAGTAAATtaatatgaaaaatacaCCAAGAAACAAGCCTTGTTGGCGCAATCGGTAGCGCGTATGACTCTTAATCATAAGGTTAGGGGTTCGAGCCCCCTACAgggctttcttttttgattcttctCTTGGTGAGAAGAGGCCGTAAACCTAAATCACTTTGCCTGCACTGGCAGCATTTTTAGagaaattaaaaatttAATAACCATAATTACAGGGAATTTgctataagttcaatgcaACGAACGACTCATATCCTTTATAtagttgatgttcaattaatggatctttgatttcagcTATCCCGCTTTCcgaacagctcgtttagcatcCCTTCATCCAATTAAAGATACGACATCTGTGTAACACATACGAAGTATactttagaatacaatctgaataCTTCAGATAATAATGTTCTtgactagttatgtgaataatgatgaacctacttgttccagCAATTCATATAAGACGGATACCATGAAAAGTCATACTTACGCTATTATTATGTCGTATGGGGCTTTCAGTTACGCCAGCGTGTTCGATCCATTGTGCTAAATCAATCGCTGTGAAacatcattttttatcagGAAATCTGATAATCGCTGATActtgaacaaaaatattttgttgGAGACAGGAATTAccatgatttttttggctgtTTTTCTGAACTGACTTATTAAATTGTGATCTGAACAGCCACTGTTGTATACGTGTTTGAAAGATGATGTTCATAACcaatgcaaaaaaaattcagctGTCACCAAACGAGTGTAAGTGTGAATGTTGAGATAATTGTTGATTTCCTTTCTGTTGATTCCTAAAAAGCCAGAAGAGAATTTCTAGTGTGTTCTATTTTCAGCAAATTATCACGAGATTCACACTCGTagttttcatatttttccttcatatAGTATGAGGAATATTTGCTTTTTGTTGGGACAAGTGACTACGAATATACACTTATTCATATAAATTGGAGTAGGTGATGACAGACATTCTTATGACGATACCAACTATACTGGAGTAGGTAAATTCTAATAATAGAATCTACCGCAATGAGAAGATAAAGATCTATTAATTGAGCAGAAGTTAGTATATAAGAAGATGAGTTATAACCAAAACCTTATCATC
It contains:
- the SKDI05G1920 gene encoding Mg-dependent acid phosphatase (similar to Saccharomyces cerevisiae YER134C; ancestral locus Anc_8.160a), which gives rise to MTGYPELAAFDLDYTVWPCYCDTHLHGPFKPLKSKNGEVLTIICQDGYELTIYRDIPRILRDLKDNGVKLMTASRTWAPEIAQEILKIFKVEYNGSLIPLANLFDEFQWGERSKIGHLKDGLKNLYNISDLKSKRICLFDDENRNREVEKYGVKFVYVKDPENGPAWKLYQDYLDGTL